In one Candidatus Cloacimonadota bacterium genomic region, the following are encoded:
- a CDS encoding 16S rRNA (cytidine(1402)-2'-O)-methyltransferase, with translation MSLKMTKIGEILEELLRQELRAGLYVIATDIGNPGDISLRALAILSKVDLIICEERKVGLTFLKKYGIEKPLELLNEHNEVKQSKILLEKLLTKKMTAALISDNGTPLFADPGSKLVYQCHYYQIPVFSVPGASSIMAALMIAGRKKQSFHYYGFLPANKEERIIELKKLKREADVDYLFLEAPYRLEAFLRDMQMILGKERQGIIAYKLTHPEEKLFTGTLQELQTMIEELPK, from the coding sequence ATGTCATTAAAAATGACTAAGATAGGAGAAATTCTTGAAGAATTGCTCCGACAGGAGTTAAGAGCAGGATTATATGTCATCGCTACCGATATCGGTAATCCCGGAGATATCTCACTCCGAGCACTGGCTATACTCAGCAAAGTTGATCTGATAATCTGCGAAGAACGAAAGGTCGGGTTGACTTTCCTGAAGAAATACGGGATCGAGAAACCGCTGGAACTATTAAACGAGCATAATGAAGTTAAGCAGAGCAAGATCCTCTTAGAGAAGCTTCTTACCAAAAAAATGACAGCTGCCCTGATATCGGATAACGGCACCCCTCTCTTTGCTGATCCGGGGAGTAAACTGGTTTATCAATGTCATTATTATCAAATTCCGGTCTTTTCTGTACCGGGAGCATCTTCTATCATGGCTGCTCTGATGATTGCAGGGAGGAAGAAACAGAGCTTCCATTACTATGGTTTTTTGCCGGCAAATAAAGAAGAACGGATCATAGAACTGAAGAAACTCAAAAGAGAAGCCGATGTTGATTATCTCTTTCTGGAAGCACCATATAGATTAGAGGCATTTCTCAGAGACATGCAAATGATTCTGGGTAAGGAGCGGCAGGGGATCATTGCCTATAAGCTGACCCATCCTGAAGAAAAACTCTTTACGGGTACGTTGCAAGAGTTACAGACGATGATAGAAGAACTTCCCAAAG